A section of the Cyanobacteriota bacterium genome encodes:
- a CDS encoding anti-sigma regulatory factor produces MIAISRRPIGRIANTVSFASTLYLCPVLDVLVAEVPERWRSEIRLGLQEALVNAVKHGNKLDPGKLIRVNFSVVERFYWWVITNQGQGFTPPAANLASLDDYLPCCEQECGRGLFILYQIFDEVQWNDDGTQLTLGKQLHDRFRFPLIS; encoded by the coding sequence GTGATTGCCATTTCACGCCGCCCAATTGGGCGTATCGCTAACACAGTTAGCTTTGCCTCGACACTTTACTTGTGTCCGGTGCTTGATGTACTAGTAGCTGAGGTGCCAGAGCGCTGGCGATCGGAGATACGGCTAGGTTTGCAAGAGGCACTAGTTAATGCCGTTAAGCATGGCAACAAGCTGGATCCAGGAAAACTAATCCGGGTGAACTTTTCGGTGGTTGAGCGATTCTATTGGTGGGTCATTACCAATCAAGGCCAAGGATTCACACCACCCGCGGCTAACCTAGCCAGCCTTGATGATTATTTGCCCTGTTGTGAGCAAGAGTGTGGTCGTGGCTTGTTCATTCTGTACCAGATTTTTGACGAGGTGCAGTGGAACGATGATGGAACGCAGCTAACGCTAGGCAAGCAATTGCACGATCGCTTCCGGTTCCCACTTATTAGTTAG